The nucleotide sequence GTTGTACAATATTTGCTGTAACAACAAGGTGTCCAACGTGCTCAGCAATAACAACTAATGCGGCAGGCAGAATAATAAAGATAGCACTCCATTCAAAACGCGGTGAATAGAATGTCGGTAGTGCAAACCAGTTAGCTTCTTTAATTGGTGTAATATCAACAACGCCCAAGAAGAAAGAGAGTGCATAACCTGCTAATACCCCAATAAGAATAGGAATAATAGCAAGGAATCCTCTAAACATCACAGAGCCTAAGATAGTCACACCTAGAGTCACCATAGAAATAAGCAGTGTCTGACTATCAACTGGTGCATCTGCACTTGGTAATAATCCTGCCATTCCCGCAGCGGTTCCTGCTAATTCAAGTCCGATGACGGCAACGATTGCGCCCATTGCCGCAGGCGGAAACATCACATTAATCCAGCCTCGCCCTGCTATTTTGACAATACCTGCAACGATACAAAATAACACTCCACAGACGATGAATCCCCCAAGTGCTAATTCATACCCTAAAGGTAACAATAAAAGTACAGGTGAGATAAACGCAAAACTTGAACCTAAATAAGCAGGAATGCGTCCTTTACAAATAAAGAGATAAAGCAGGGTTCCGATCCCGTTAAATAACAATATTGTTGCCGGATTAACTTTAAATAAAATTGGCACAAGTACGGTGGCGCCAAACATTGCAAACAGATGTTGAAGACTCAACGGAATTGTTTGTAATAATGGTGGGCGCTCTTCTACCCCGATTGCACGACGAGTCATGCTTACGACCTCTCTTTGATATGAATGTGAAATTGGTTTGTATATTTCTAACTATAGAACAAGATATTTAGGTTCAAAAAAAAGCCGACTATCAAAGTCGGCTTAATTATTATTTTGTACCAAATATCTTATCACCAGCATCGCCAAGACCTGGAACGATGTACCCGTGCTCATTAAGATGGCTATCAATAGATGCAGTATATAATTCCACATCTGGATGAGCTTCTTCTAATGCCTTAATACCTTCTGGAGCAGCAACCAGTACTAATACTTTAATTGAAGTACAACCCGCATTTTTTAATAAATCAATTGTGGCAATCATAGAGCCGCCTGTTGCTAACATAGGGTCAACAACAAGAGCCATACGCTCTTCAATATTGGATGCTAATTTCTGGAAGTAAGGGACAGGTTTTAATGTTTCTTCATCGCGGTAAACGCCAACTACACTGATTCGGGCACTAGGAATATTTTCTAATACTCCGTCCATCATCCCGATACCTGCACGGAGGATAGGAACTACTGTGATTTTTTTTCCTTTAATCTGTTCTATCTCTACCGAACCACACCAACCTTCTATTGTTACCGTCTCTGTTTCTAAATCGGCGGTAGCTTCATACGTCAGTAGACTGGAAACTTCTGAAGCCAGTTCACGAAAGCGTTTAGTGCTTATATCATGATCTCGCATCAGCCCCAATTTATGTTGAATGAGTGGGTGTTTTACCTCAACGATCTTCATAATTTCTCCTAATGTACGACGCAGCCTGACAAAAAAATCGCGAGATTATACCGCTTTTTTGCCAATATTCCATCGTTTTTCTATTGATATTGATCAAGCGCACAGCTTTTAACCACACCAACATGAATAATTGTGACCTACAAAGAAGATCCTCGCAAACGTTTGCTTTGCCTGTTAGAATAGCGCTCGCACACATTTTTTCTTAACAGCAACTTGCCGTGAGGGCTCTACGTGACTAACAAATCCTCTCTCAGCTATAAAGATGCCGGTGTCGATATTGATGCAGGTAATGCTTTAGTCGATCGTATCAAAGGTGTAGTAAAAGAAACCCGCCGTCCTGAAGTTATGGGGGGTTTAGGTGGCTTTGGCGCACTTTGTGCAATTCCATCTAAATACCGTGAACCTATTTTAGTTTCAGGCACAGATGGCGTAGGAACTAAACTTCGCCTTGCGATGGATTTAAATCGCCATGATGACATCGGGATTGATTTAGTCGCAATGTGTGTCAACGATTTAATTGTTCAAGGTGCAGAACCCCTTTTCTTCCTTGACTACTATGCCACAGGAAAATTAGATGTCGATACCGCAGCACGCGTAGTAACAGGTATTGCAGAAGGTTGTAAGCAATCTGGTTGTGCATTAGTCGGTGGTGAAACTGCTGAAATGCCAGGAATGTATCACGGTAATGATTATGATATCGCAGGCTTTTGTGTCGGCGTGGTTGAAAAATCAGAAATTATCGATGGTAGCAAAGTTAAAACTGGCGATGCTCTAATCGCTTTAGCATCAAGTGGTCCTCATTCTAATGGTTATTCATTAGTCAGAAAAATTCTTGAAGTCAGCAATACACAAGCTGAAAGCACATCCTTAGGTAATAAATCATTAGCTGATCACCTATTAGCCCCTACTCGTATTTATGTAAAGTCACTACTTTCATTAATTGAAAATGTGGATATCCATGCTGTGGCACATATTACAGGTGGCGGATTCTGGGAAAATATTCCTCGTGTATTACCTGAAAATACGCAAGCGCGTATTGATAGTAAAAGCTGGGAATGGCCACTGGTTTTTAAATGGTTACAAGATGCGGGACAAGTCAGCACACATGAAATGTATCGTACCTTTAACTGTGGTGTTGGATTGTTAATTGCCGTTAACCCAAATGACGTTGAAAAAACATTAGCACATCTTGCTGAGTGTGGTGAAAACGCATGGTTAATTGGTGAAATTGCGCCACAAGCTGCGGGTGAAGCACAAGTTATTATTAACTAATGAAAACATGTGTATGAAAAATATTGTCGTCCTCATCTCAGGAAACGGCAGCAACCTACAGGCGATTATTGACGCCTGTAGGGCAAATAAAATCACGGGTAATGTGGTTGCTGTCTTAAGTAATAAAGCTAATGCGTATGGTCTTGAACGGGCAAAACTTGCTGATATTCCAGCATATTTTGTTGATCCAACTCTATATAATGACAGAACTGATTACGATAAAGCATTAATTGAAAAAATCGATGCTTATCAGCCCGACATTGTGGTTTTAGCCGGTTTTATGCGTATTTTATCGCCTGATTTTGTGACTCATTATCAGCATAAATTATTAAATATTCATCCTTCTTTACTTCCTAAATATCCCGGATTACACACTCATCGCCAAGTTTTAGCGAATAAAGACTCTTTTCATGGCGTTACCGTCCATTTTGTTACAGAAGAACTTGATGGTGGTCCCATGATTATTCAAGCTCGCATTCCTGTTTTACCAGATGATACTGAACAATCATTACAAACAAGAATACAAGCAGAAGAGTATCGTATTTATCCACTAGCGATCGGTTGGTTAGCTGACGAGCGATTAAAAATGCAGAATAATCAAGCCGTTCTCGATGATATTGCGCTTTTCGACAACCTTGGTTGACTATTTCGTTTAAGATAAAAAGTCACATTGTGCTACACTGTAGCCCACGTGACTTTTTTTGTGTCACCCTTTTCTCTTTTTATTCAATGCATTCACCGAGGTGCTTATGTCCGGTGGTAAGAAAGTTCCACCTATAAAATTACGTCCTCTCGAACGAGAAGATCTCTCTTTTGTCCATCAACTTGATAATAACGCCAGCGTTATGCGCTATTGGTTTGAAGAGCCTTATGAGGCTTTTATCGAGTTAAGCGACCTTTATGAAAAACATATTCACGACCAAAGTGAACGCCGTTTTATTGCTGAAAGTGACGGCACTAAAGTTGGACTTGTCGAGTTGGTTGAAATTGATTATGTTCACCGTCGTGCTGAATTCCAAATTATCATTGCTCCTGCGCATCAAGGCCATGGATATGCTGCACGCGCGGCGAAACTTGCGATGGATTATGCATTTTCTGTACTTAATTTATACAAACTCTATTTAATCGTCGATAAAGAGAATGCTAAAGCGATTCATATTTATGAAAAGCTTGGCTTTAAAAAAGAAGGTGATTTAATAGATGAGTTTTTTGTTAACGGTGCCTACCGTTCTGCGATTAGAATGTGTACTTTCCAAGCACCTTATTTTGAACAAAAAGCCAAAGAGGCGAAACCCGAGAATTTTGTTAAACCGGGTGCGACTATTAAGCAACACGTCTGATTTATTCAGATATTAAGTTTTAACTTTAACCCTTGTTGGAGTTCAGATGTCCCAGGAACGACTCTATATTGATAAAGAGATCAGTTGGCTTGCATTTAATGAACGTGTATTACAAGAAGCGGCTGATAAAAGAAACCCGTTAATTGAAAGAGTCAGGTTTCTGGGGATCTATTCAAATAATCTTGATGAGTTTTACAAGGTTCGTTTTGCCGATGTAAAACGCCGTATTTTGATTAATGAAGAACGTGGCTCACGCTCCGCGTCAAGCCATGCTCGCCATCTTATAAAGAAAATTCAATCAAAAGTAGCTAAAGCCGACCAAGAGTTTGATGCTTTATATAATGATTTGTTACTTGAAATGGCGCGAAACCAAATCTTTTTAATTAATGAACGCCAAATCTCACCTAATCAACAAATCTGGTTACGCCAATATTTCCGTCAAAATTTAAGAAAACACATCACGCCTATTTTAATTAATCCTGAAACAGACTTGGTTGAGTTTCTTAAAGATGACTACACCTATTTAGCGGTTGAAATTGTACAAGGGCAAATTATTCATTATGCCCTGTTAGAAATTCCGTCAGATAAAGTACCTCGTTTTGTTATTCTGCCGACAGAACAAGGACGTAGTAAGAAAAAATCCATGATTTTATTGGATAATATTTTACGCTACTGTCTTGATGAGGTGTTTAAAGGCTTCTTTGATTATGACTCATTAAGTGCTTATTCCATGAAAATGACGCGAGATGCAGAATACGATCTTGCAACAGAAATGGAATCAAGTTTACTTGAAATGATGTCATCAACATTAAAACAACGTCTTACCGCAGAGCCTGTCCGTTTTGTTTATCAACGCGATATGCCTGATGAAATGGTGGCGTTGCTGCGCAGTAAATTAGGTTTATCGAATAATGACTCCGTCATTGCTGGTGGTCGTTATCATAATTTTAAAGATTTTATTAACTTCCCAAATGAGGGTAGTAAATTTCTGTTAAATAAACCTATTCCACGTTTACGCCATATTTGGTTTGATAACTTCCGTAATGGCTTTGATGCGATACGTGAGCGTGATGTTTTGCTCTATTATCCTTATCATACCTTTGAGCATGTGTTGGAATTGTTGCGCCAAGCCTCTTTTGACCCAAGTGTTATCTCAATCAAAATCAATATTTACCGTGTTGCTAAAGACTCTCGAATTATTGATTCGATGATCCACGCTGCGCATAATGGCAAACGTGTCACAGTAGTTGTTGAGTTACAAGCACGTTTTGATGAAGCAGCGAATATCCACTGGGCAAAACGCCTGACTGAAGCGGGCGTTCACGTTATTTTCTCTGCACCGGGTTTAAAAATTCACGCGAAGTTATTTATCATTTCACGTTTAGAAAATGGTGAAATCATTCGCTATGCTCATATCGGTACGGGGAACTTTAACGAAAAAACAGCGCGTCTTTATACTGACTATTCACTATTAACGACTAACACTGAAATTACCAATGAAGTACGTCGCGTTTTTAGCTTTATTGAAAACCCTTATCGCCCTGTCACCTTTGAGCATTTAATGGTTTCGCCACAAAACTCGCGCACCCTTTTAAATCAATTAATCACCAATGAAATTCATAGTGCACAAGCAGGGCATCCTGCGGGTATTACATTAAAAGTGAATAATTTAGTTGATGAAGAATTAGTTAATCGCCTTTATGACGCTTCAGAAGCAGGCGTAAAAGTACGGCTGTTAGTCCGAGGAATGTGTTCTTTAGTGCCTAATCAGCCAGGATTTAGTGAAAACATTCAAGTAACCAGTATTGTTGACCGCTTTTTAGAGCATGATCGTGTTTATGTTTTCACCAATAAAGGGGATGAAAAAATCTTTCTCTCCTCTGCCGATTGGATGACGCGAAATCTTGATTATCGCATTGAAGTTGCAGTGGCTTTGCTTGATCCTCAACTTAAACAGCGCGTTCTTGATATACTGGATATTCAATTTAATGACACCGTAAAAGCACGTTATATCGATAAAGATTTAACAAATAGCTATGTTCCTCGTGGAAATAAACGTAAGATCCGTTCCCAGCTTGCTGTCTATGAGTATATTAAATTGTTAGAACAACCCGGTTCACGAGCGTAATTTTATGCCTTTATCACAAGATGACTCTTCACCACGTCC is from Proteus columbae and encodes:
- the uraA gene encoding uracil permease; this translates as MTRRAIGVEERPPLLQTIPLSLQHLFAMFGATVLVPILFKVNPATILLFNGIGTLLYLFICKGRIPAYLGSSFAFISPVLLLLPLGYELALGGFIVCGVLFCIVAGIVKIAGRGWINVMFPPAAMGAIVAVIGLELAGTAAGMAGLLPSADAPVDSQTLLISMVTLGVTILGSVMFRGFLAIIPILIGVLAGYALSFFLGVVDITPIKEANWFALPTFYSPRFEWSAIFIILPAALVVIAEHVGHLVVTANIVQRDLMKNPGLHRSMFANGFSTIISGFFGSTPNTTYGENIGVMAITKVYSSWVIGGAAILAILLSCVGKLAAAIAAVPVPVMGGVSLLLYGVIGASGIRVLLDSKVDYNKPQNLILTAIILIVGVSGASIQIGAAELKGMALATIVGIVLSLIFKLVSVVRPETELVDNTIESVSGTANKK
- the speG gene encoding spermidine N1-acetyltransferase, with the translated sequence MSGGKKVPPIKLRPLEREDLSFVHQLDNNASVMRYWFEEPYEAFIELSDLYEKHIHDQSERRFIAESDGTKVGLVELVEIDYVHRRAEFQIIIAPAHQGHGYAARAAKLAMDYAFSVLNLYKLYLIVDKENAKAIHIYEKLGFKKEGDLIDEFFVNGAYRSAIRMCTFQAPYFEQKAKEAKPENFVKPGATIKQHV
- the upp gene encoding uracil phosphoribosyltransferase — protein: MKIVEVKHPLIQHKLGLMRDHDISTKRFRELASEVSSLLTYEATADLETETVTIEGWCGSVEIEQIKGKKITVVPILRAGIGMMDGVLENIPSARISVVGVYRDEETLKPVPYFQKLASNIEERMALVVDPMLATGGSMIATIDLLKNAGCTSIKVLVLVAAPEGIKALEEAHPDVELYTASIDSHLNEHGYIVPGLGDAGDKIFGTK
- the purN gene encoding phosphoribosylglycinamide formyltransferase, with the translated sequence MKNIVVLISGNGSNLQAIIDACRANKITGNVVAVLSNKANAYGLERAKLADIPAYFVDPTLYNDRTDYDKALIEKIDAYQPDIVVLAGFMRILSPDFVTHYQHKLLNIHPSLLPKYPGLHTHRQVLANKDSFHGVTVHFVTEELDGGPMIIQARIPVLPDDTEQSLQTRIQAEEYRIYPLAIGWLADERLKMQNNQAVLDDIALFDNLG
- the purM gene encoding phosphoribosylformylglycinamidine cyclo-ligase, which encodes MTNKSSLSYKDAGVDIDAGNALVDRIKGVVKETRRPEVMGGLGGFGALCAIPSKYREPILVSGTDGVGTKLRLAMDLNRHDDIGIDLVAMCVNDLIVQGAEPLFFLDYYATGKLDVDTAARVVTGIAEGCKQSGCALVGGETAEMPGMYHGNDYDIAGFCVGVVEKSEIIDGSKVKTGDALIALASSGPHSNGYSLVRKILEVSNTQAESTSLGNKSLADHLLAPTRIYVKSLLSLIENVDIHAVAHITGGGFWENIPRVLPENTQARIDSKSWEWPLVFKWLQDAGQVSTHEMYRTFNCGVGLLIAVNPNDVEKTLAHLAECGENAWLIGEIAPQAAGEAQVIIN
- the ppk1 gene encoding polyphosphate kinase 1, yielding MSQERLYIDKEISWLAFNERVLQEAADKRNPLIERVRFLGIYSNNLDEFYKVRFADVKRRILINEERGSRSASSHARHLIKKIQSKVAKADQEFDALYNDLLLEMARNQIFLINERQISPNQQIWLRQYFRQNLRKHITPILINPETDLVEFLKDDYTYLAVEIVQGQIIHYALLEIPSDKVPRFVILPTEQGRSKKKSMILLDNILRYCLDEVFKGFFDYDSLSAYSMKMTRDAEYDLATEMESSLLEMMSSTLKQRLTAEPVRFVYQRDMPDEMVALLRSKLGLSNNDSVIAGGRYHNFKDFINFPNEGSKFLLNKPIPRLRHIWFDNFRNGFDAIRERDVLLYYPYHTFEHVLELLRQASFDPSVISIKINIYRVAKDSRIIDSMIHAAHNGKRVTVVVELQARFDEAANIHWAKRLTEAGVHVIFSAPGLKIHAKLFIISRLENGEIIRYAHIGTGNFNEKTARLYTDYSLLTTNTEITNEVRRVFSFIENPYRPVTFEHLMVSPQNSRTLLNQLITNEIHSAQAGHPAGITLKVNNLVDEELVNRLYDASEAGVKVRLLVRGMCSLVPNQPGFSENIQVTSIVDRFLEHDRVYVFTNKGDEKIFLSSADWMTRNLDYRIEVAVALLDPQLKQRVLDILDIQFNDTVKARYIDKDLTNSYVPRGNKRKIRSQLAVYEYIKLLEQPGSRA